The DNA segment CAGATGCTCGAAGCCGTCCTCAATCACGAACTCAAGGAAGGCCAGGCCAAGGGAACCTATGCTCCATGGCATCCGGACGCTTCTAAAATACTCAGTAAAGCCGAGAACGTAGCCCACCCTTATCCCGGGAAGGCCATAGCTCTTGGTGAACGTCCTCAGCTTTACGATGTTCTCACCTTCCAGACTTTTGGCATCTTTCACGAAGTCTATGAAGGCCTCATCGAGGACGAGAAGAGCCCCTTTATCCTCGACGGCGTCGAGTAGGGGCCTGAGCTCCCTTGGTCGGTAGAACCGCCCCTCGGGATTGTTGGGGTTGCAGAAGAAGACGACACTTTCCTTTTCCACAAATGCGGCCAGCTTCTCGGGCTCGTTGGGGCCCTTCACAATCCTTGCACCGAAAATCCTGGCGACGCGCTCGTACTCGCCGTAGGTGTGGTGGAGGATTATCACCCTCCTTCCGCGGAGCGCGAGGATGCCGATTAGATAGAGCGCCTCGGTGATGCCGGCCGTTAGGGTTAGAGGTTCCCCTATCAGCTCGGCAAGCCCTTCTTCAAGCTTCTCGTAGTAAGGATACCTGTCGCTTATCTCTTTGGAGCGCTCAAACATCTCGTCGAGCCACTCTGGAGCATAGGGATTCAGCGAGGCCGAGAAGTCCAGCAAACCTTCTTCCCTGCTCCCGCCGTGGTAGGTTGAGAACTTCACGGGCTCAAGCATGGGAACACCCCCAGCAACAGCATTAAAACAACAATTCCGATCCATTCAGCAACGATGAACCAATAAACCCTTAGGGCTCGCCCGATATCATCGTTCTCTGGAGTCCTGCCTGGAAAGCGGTAAATGCCGGGTTTTTCCAGCCAGACGCCGAGGAGGGCTGACATCGCTGAGATGGGTTTGTCAGAGTTGAGTTTGAACCTAGCGAGGCGGTAGTGCTGGAGAACCTTTCTTCCACCGAAAGGAAGGTAGAGAAGAACTGTCAATCGGGCCGGAATGAAGTTGAGGATGTCATCCAACCTGGCGGAAAACTTGCCAAAATATTCATAGCGCTCGTTCCTGTAGCCGAGCATAGCATCCAAAGTGTTCACCGCACGGTAGATTAAGGCCCCTGGGAGGCCAAAAAGGAGGAAGTAGAACAGCGGGGCGATTACTGAGTCGTTGAGGTTCTCGGCGAGGCTTTCTATTGAGGCGGAGTTGAGGTGGGCCTCATCGAGAGCTCTGGTGTCTCTGCTCACTACCATAGAGACGGCCTTCCGCTTCTCCCCGATGTCCCCAGTTATCGTCCTCGCGACGTGCTCGTGAAGGCTTCTTATCGCAAAGGAGCCCTTGAGAAGGTAAACGGCCAGAGCATAGTTGAGCGGGAAGGTGAGGTAGAACGGGAGGAGCGAGAGAGCTAAGGCAAAGATGACAACGATGAGAGCAACCAGTGCCCCTGCGAGAAAATCCCGGAGAGGGCTTTTTCTTTCCCACCTTTTGTCAAGAAAGCCCGCCATCTTTCCGAACCACACCACAGGGTGGACTAACCCCGGCGGTTCTCCAAGGAGCAGGTCCCATAGTAATGCGAAAATAAAGACGGCTAAAACTTCCATTTTCCAGAGGCCTCCCTTATGGGGGAATACTCCTCCAGCATCTCCTCGCTCGGTTCTCTAACTCCTCTCCGCACGTACCAGGCCGGATGTTTGAGGTACATGAACTCAAAGCCGAGCCGTTTCAGGGCCTTCTCCGCTGTTCTGCCAACCGCGAAGATGGTCCTCGGCTTCAAGGCTTCAAGTTCCATCGAGAGTAGCTCAAGCTCGCCCTCGCCGAAGCCCCTCAACCTGTTAGCGGGCGGGTTGCACTTCACAACGTTGGTGATGTAAAGAAAGTCAGGGTTGATGCCCAGAGTGAAGAGCGTCTTCCTAAGCAACATGCCCGAGGCGTCGCGGTAGAAGCATATCCCGGTCTTTCCGCAGCCCTTCCTTCCCGGTGCCTCTCCAACGAGGACAACCCCCGAACCGGCCCAGCCGTTGGCGAAGGGAAGGCCATCGAACTCGCCCACCCTGAGCTGATAGCGGTAGTACTCCTCGCGGCAGAACCGTAGGGGGTCTTTGAGGAGCTCGCGGTAGAGGCCTTCCAGCTCCCGGGCTTTTCTCTCGTCTTCCCCGTTCACGACGAGGAATCTCTCCATCGGGTTGTATATCGTCCTCGCGTAGACCCCGTAGGTCTTCTCGTCCAAGCTCAGGAAATCCCTCCAGTCGCGGAGGGCTAACGGAATTACTTTAAGATTGGCAGGGTTTGTGTAGACCCCACCGACCTTTTTGAGGTTCTCAAACGGCAGGAGCATAATGGATAAAAAGTCCAGGGGGTTTATAGGTTTGGTGGTTCGATGTCTCACGAGGAGGGAATTGCATTCTTTTCCGGTGGAAAGGACGGGCTTTACGCGGTCCATCTTGCGGAGAGAAAAGGGATTAAAGTCCCCTATCTGCTCACGCTGAAAACCACAATAGGCCTTTCACCCCACCGGGAAAATCTCGGAGCTTTAGAAACACTCGCCGGAGCAATGGGAAAGGAACTGCTCACCTTCGACATGGGGGAGGGAAGCGAAGCTTTGGCGGAGTTCATAGGCTCTCTCGGCGTTGATTACCTCATAGCGGGAGACGTTCTGCTTGAGGATCACCTGAGGTGGGTTGAGCGTCTCGCCCGTGAGGCCGGTGTGACTCCATTTGAACCCCTCTGGGAACGGGACACGGGGGAGCTCGCCGTTGAAATGCTTGAGGCTGGCTTTGAATACGCGATGATTGCGGTCAACAAGGAGAAGCTCGACAGAGAGTGGCTTGGCTACACCTTCCGCTCGGTTGATGACCTGGAGTTCTTCCTCCGTAAAAATCCCAGCGTTGACCCGATTGGAGAGATGGGAGAGTTCCACACGGTCATTTTGAGAGCTCCTCTCTTCCAGGAACGCTTTGTCCTTGAGGTGTTCTCAACTGAGGAAAGCGAGAGGTATTACTGGCTAAAGTTTAGGCTGGTGGGAGAATGAGGGCTGAAGAAATCTTCCTCAAAAAACTCGAATCAAAAGGCATAACCCTCGACTCCCTGCTCGACACGGCTCTGGAGCTCTACATAGGTGAGGAGCGGGAAAAGATTCGAGAAGAACTTCATGAGCTGATGCTGAAGTATTTGAGCGACATCAACGTTCAGGCATTAATTCTTTCCGCTCTCCTGCTTGAGGAGAACTTCACGGTCGAAGGCGACCCTGTGAATTTAGTGGCGGACGAGCTGATTGGAATAAACATCGCCGAATACATAGGTGGAAAGATGGCGCTCTTCAACTTCTTCTACTACGACACAAGGAAGCCCGGGATTCTGGCGGAGCTACCGCCCTTTTTGGACGATGCCATCGGAGGCTTCATAGCGGGCTGCATGACGAGGCTCTTCGAATCGGAGGCGGACTGGCCATGAGGAACCTCCTGCCGTTCTTGACACGGGTGCCAATCAAGGGCGACTTCGAAAAAGCCCGCGAGGAGCTCTGGGCCTTTCCACTCGTTGCATTGGTTAGTTCAGCGCTCCCAACGCTCGTCCTCTACTTAAGGCTTCCCCTCTCGAACGTCCTAGCGGTTATCGCGCTTTACTTCACCATTGGCCTCCTTCACCTTGACGGCTTGGCGGACTTTGCCGACGGAGTGATGGTCAAGGGCGAGCGGGAGAGGAAGATAAAGGCCATGAAGGACGTAAACACAGGTATAGCCGGCCTCTTTGCCGTGGTAATGGTTCTGCTCCTGCAGGTTTACTCGCTCGGGCTCGTTCCTTTCTACGCGCTCTTGTTAGCCGAGCTGAACTCAAAGCTCGCCATGCTCCTCGCTCTGGCAACAAAGAAACCGCTCGGCCAGGGGCTTGGGGCGTACTTCATGGAGAAGATAGACAACGGCCAGCTCCTCGGCGGGCTCGTTTTCTACGCCATCCTCCTCGCCCCTGTAGTTGTCTACGAGCAAAATGCCCTGGTCTCGCTCCTCGGTCTGGCCTTCGGGGGCTACGCCATCAAAGCTGCCCTCGGCAACTTCGGCGGGATAAACGGCGACTGCCTTGGAGCGGTTGCGGAGGTAACAAGGACCGGGACGCTTTTGGTCATGGCGTTTGCGGGGCAATGGATTTAAAGGGTAACAAGATAAGAACGGTGCGGTGGGATAATGGAAGAGGTGGAGAGAATATTTGCCAAGCTTCCACCCGAGGCCCGGAGGGAGCTTTTAGACTACGCGGAATTCCTGCTTCAGAAATATGGAAAGCGAGAGGCTAGAGGATTTAAGTTTACATGGGAAGGAAAGCTGAAGGACGTTAAGATGACCTCCGTTGAACTTCAGCACAAGGCCTTGGAGTGGCGGGAGGATGTATCTGGTTGACACGAACGTCTTCCTTGAGATTCTCCTCGGTCAAGAAAAGAAAGAGATAGCAAAGCGATTCTTGAATTCACACCCAGGAGAACTTGTTATGAGCGATTTTACCCTTCATTCGATAGGGGTTGTTCTTTTTAGGCTTGGACGAGCTGAGGTTTTCTTGGACTTCCTCCAAGACACGCTTCCAAACGTCGAAATTGTAACGCTTTCTGATTCGGAGTACCAAAAGGTCGTCGAGTTTCACCAGAAGTATGGATTGGATTTTGACGATGCGTATCAATGTGCCGTTGCAGTTTCAAGGGACCTAACTATTGTAACAATGGACGAAGATTTTAGAAAAGCCCCATATTCCGTCAAGGTTATTTTTCTGTAGGAGGCTGAATCCCCGGAATCACATCGAGTCTATCGAGCTCCCTGCCCTCGAAGGCCGCATAAGGCAGGTATCCCCTATCCTGGGCCTTTTCTATAAAGTCGAGGATTCTCACGAGGTCTTCCTCGCCCCTTGTCCCGTCGTCAACGTAGTCCACAACCAGAACGACTTTTCCGGCCTTGACAACCCTATCAAGGAGTGAAACCTTTTCGCCCGTCCAGGGACTCGACCCAAGGCCGTCGTAGAAGACATCTTCACTCGCCCAGCCCGAAACCGTCTCAAGGAGCGTTCCATTGTCGTATTCGAGCAGATACTCCCCATTCTGGGGAATTATTATGAAGCTCGGTCCTGCCTTGGAGCGTGTGTAGTTCGCTATTTCCAGGATAAACTCAATCATCTGCCTGGCCGTCCAGCTCTCGTTGTAGCCGTTCTTGGCCCAGAACCAGTACTCATCGACCTTGTCGAGGTAAACGCCCGAAAAACCCTGCGCGATGATTTTGTCGAGGTACTTAAAGATGATTTGCTTCCACCCCTCCTCCCAGTACTTGACGGCGTAGTTGCCCTCCCAGTCCGGATTCTCCGGCCCGAGCCATCCAGGAGAGTTCTCTTTCCACCCCTCTTTCCAGTAGAAGCGGTAATTCTCGGCCTCGCCGATGCTGATGTAGGCTATGGGGATTACCCCCGCCCTCTTAATCATCTCGATTTCTTCCCGCGTGTAGGCCCTCTCATCGCTCCCGTCCCTTGAGTAGTCCATGACAACCAGCTCAAAGCCGCTCCTCGCTATAACCTCCGGACTCGCGTTCTGGAGCCAGTACGCCCAGCCCCTAACCGAGGAGAGGTTCAGCCTTCCCTTAACCTGGATTTGGCTTGAGTCTTCACCTTTTGGAGTGGTCTGAGTCGTTGGTGTTACGTTTTGCTGGGCTATTTTGGGGAAGGTTGCGTTCGATGGAACCGGAAAGGAGGTGTGCGATAACTGAAAAGGAGAAGACGTCGTCTCAGGTATGGAGCGGGAAGAGGACGAGATCGAAGTCGTGCTGGTTTTCTCTGCTGGAGCGTTTGAAAGACAGGCGGATGCCAAAACTATGAGGAGCGAGAGGAGTAGCACGCCGGCGAGCCGCATAGAGGTAGTTGGGCGGAAGACCTTTTAACCGTTGCCCGCTATCAACTCCCATGATAATCATCATGGCCGGCGGAAGGTCGAGCAGGATGGGCCAAGAAAAGCCTGTCCTGAAGGTAGGAAATAGGTCGATGCTCCTGCGCGTTTACGAGGAGACCGAAAAGGTTGGAGAAACCCTCGTTGCCGTCTCCAAGAAGGCGCCGAAGACGAGGGAGCTCTGCCTCCGCGAGGGGATTTCCTTTGTTGAGACGCCGGGGAACGGCTACGTTGAGGATCTGATTTACCTTCTTCGCGAGTTTGGGCCTTTCGTCAGCGTTTCCGCCGATCTGCCCTTCCTGAAGGCGAGTGATGTAGTGGCCATCGAGAAGGCCTTTGACGGGAGAACTAGTCTAACCGGCGTTCTTCCCCCAAAGCTCGTTCCGAAGGACTTAAGACCTGTTGTTTATCGGGGCTACGCGATAGTCGGCCTCAACGCCGTCGGAACTGAGGGAGAGCGATTTTTCGAGCTGAGCAACCCGCTCTTGGCTTTGAACGTGAACACACCGGAAGAGTTAAAGCTCGCCAACCGAATATCCCGTCTGGTGGGAAGATGAGGGGCAGTGAGGTTAAGGGTGCAATAGCCTTCGTTCTCTTCATGATCATCGCGGGACTGTTCCTCTTCGGCTTCCTGCTCTTTGCAGTGGTTCTAATCCTCATCAGTCTGCTCCTTTTCCTCGGCTTCTACCTCTACGTCCGCCTGAAGCTCTGGCGGGCGAGGAGACACCCACCCAAGGAGCTTGAGGGGCCTGAGGACTACTTTTAGAGCCCCAGCTCCCCTAAAATCCTCTCCACGTCGAGGTTCCTCTCAACAATCCCCGCGAACCTCTCAATTTCCTCCTCTATGCTCCACCGCCCAATTGAAACCGGCTCAAGGCCCTTCTCTGCCCTCAGGAAGTTGAGGAAGCGCTCGGTGAAGACGAAGTTGTGAAAGATGCCGTGGAGGTATGTCCCGAAGGCCCTCTTCCCGATGGCCCCCTCAGGCTCAAAGGTTTTCGCCCCGTTGATAGCAGTTATGACCGAGAAAGGCCTCTCAGAGGTGCTCCTGCCGAAGCGTATCTCGTAGCCCTCAACCGCCGTTCCCTTTGCCGGCCCCCACAGAACTTTAGCGGTTAAGTGGTTCGTCCTCTTGGTCTTTTCGAAGACGGTCTTAGCAGGCAGAAGGCC comes from the Thermococcus thioreducens genome and includes:
- a CDS encoding aminotransferase class I/II-fold pyridoxal phosphate-dependent enzyme: MLEPVKFSTYHGGSREEGLLDFSASLNPYAPEWLDEMFERSKEISDRYPYYEKLEEGLAELIGEPLTLTAGITEALYLIGILALRGRRVIILHHTYGEYERVARIFGARIVKGPNEPEKLAAFVEKESVVFFCNPNNPEGRFYRPRELRPLLDAVEDKGALLVLDEAFIDFVKDAKSLEGENIVKLRTFTKSYGLPGIRVGYVLGFTEYFRSVRMPWSIGSLGLAFLEFVIEDGFEHLRKTMPLIWREKERLERALNVKSDANFFIKDVGDAKETVEALKRRGILVRNCTSFGLPRYVRFSVRKPEENEKLIEAFRELGVRVLNLKPTSFFR
- the cbiB gene encoding adenosylcobinamide-phosphate synthase CbiB, with the protein product MEVLAVFIFALLWDLLLGEPPGLVHPVVWFGKMAGFLDKRWERKSPLRDFLAGALVALIVVIFALALSLLPFYLTFPLNYALAVYLLKGSFAIRSLHEHVARTITGDIGEKRKAVSMVVSRDTRALDEAHLNSASIESLAENLNDSVIAPLFYFLLFGLPGALIYRAVNTLDAMLGYRNERYEYFGKFSARLDDILNFIPARLTVLLYLPFGGRKVLQHYRLARFKLNSDKPISAMSALLGVWLEKPGIYRFPGRTPENDDIGRALRVYWFIVAEWIGIVVLMLLLGVFPCLSP
- a CDS encoding uracil-DNA glycosylase family protein, which encodes MLLPFENLKKVGGVYTNPANLKVIPLALRDWRDFLSLDEKTYGVYARTIYNPMERFLVVNGEDERKARELEGLYRELLKDPLRFCREEYYRYQLRVGEFDGLPFANGWAGSGVVLVGEAPGRKGCGKTGICFYRDASGMLLRKTLFTLGINPDFLYITNVVKCNPPANRLRGFGEGELELLSMELEALKPRTIFAVGRTAEKALKRLGFEFMYLKHPAWYVRRGVREPSEEMLEEYSPIREASGKWKF
- a CDS encoding PAB0415 family putative ATP pyrophosphatase, yielding MSHEEGIAFFSGGKDGLYAVHLAERKGIKVPYLLTLKTTIGLSPHRENLGALETLAGAMGKELLTFDMGEGSEALAEFIGSLGVDYLIAGDVLLEDHLRWVERLAREAGVTPFEPLWERDTGELAVEMLEAGFEYAMIAVNKEKLDREWLGYTFRSVDDLEFFLRKNPSVDPIGEMGEFHTVILRAPLFQERFVLEVFSTEESERYYWLKFRLVGE
- the cobZ gene encoding alpha-ribazole phosphatase CobZ, coding for MRAEEIFLKKLESKGITLDSLLDTALELYIGEEREKIREELHELMLKYLSDINVQALILSALLLEENFTVEGDPVNLVADELIGINIAEYIGGKMALFNFFYYDTRKPGILAELPPFLDDAIGGFIAGCMTRLFESEADWP
- the cobS gene encoding adenosylcobinamide-GDP ribazoletransferase codes for the protein MRNLLPFLTRVPIKGDFEKAREELWAFPLVALVSSALPTLVLYLRLPLSNVLAVIALYFTIGLLHLDGLADFADGVMVKGERERKIKAMKDVNTGIAGLFAVVMVLLLQVYSLGLVPFYALLLAELNSKLAMLLALATKKPLGQGLGAYFMEKIDNGQLLGGLVFYAILLAPVVVYEQNALVSLLGLAFGGYAIKAALGNFGGINGDCLGAVAEVTRTGTLLVMAFAGQWI
- a CDS encoding DUF2281 domain-containing protein, whose product is MEEVERIFAKLPPEARRELLDYAEFLLQKYGKREARGFKFTWEGKLKDVKMTSVELQHKALEWREDVSG
- a CDS encoding type II toxin-antitoxin system VapC family toxin — encoded protein: MYLVDTNVFLEILLGQEKKEIAKRFLNSHPGELVMSDFTLHSIGVVLFRLGRAEVFLDFLQDTLPNVEIVTLSDSEYQKVVEFHQKYGLDFDDAYQCAVAVSRDLTIVTMDEDFRKAPYSVKVIFL
- a CDS encoding MJ1477/TM1410 family putative glycoside hydrolase, with translation MRLAGVLLLSLLIVLASACLSNAPAEKTSTTSISSSSRSIPETTSSPFQLSHTSFPVPSNATFPKIAQQNVTPTTQTTPKGEDSSQIQVKGRLNLSSVRGWAYWLQNASPEVIARSGFELVVMDYSRDGSDERAYTREEIEMIKRAGVIPIAYISIGEAENYRFYWKEGWKENSPGWLGPENPDWEGNYAVKYWEEGWKQIIFKYLDKIIAQGFSGVYLDKVDEYWFWAKNGYNESWTARQMIEFILEIANYTRSKAGPSFIIIPQNGEYLLEYDNGTLLETVSGWASEDVFYDGLGSSPWTGEKVSLLDRVVKAGKVVLVVDYVDDGTRGEEDLVRILDFIEKAQDRGYLPYAAFEGRELDRLDVIPGIQPPTEK
- a CDS encoding NTP transferase domain-containing protein, which gives rise to MIIIMAGGRSSRMGQEKPVLKVGNRSMLLRVYEETEKVGETLVAVSKKAPKTRELCLREGISFVETPGNGYVEDLIYLLREFGPFVSVSADLPFLKASDVVAIEKAFDGRTSLTGVLPPKLVPKDLRPVVYRGYAIVGLNAVGTEGERFFELSNPLLALNVNTPEELKLANRISRLVGR